A stretch of the Amphiura filiformis unplaced genomic scaffold, Afil_fr2py scaffold_25, whole genome shotgun sequence genome encodes the following:
- the LOC140143660 gene encoding LOW QUALITY PROTEIN: uncharacterized protein (The sequence of the model RefSeq protein was modified relative to this genomic sequence to represent the inferred CDS: deleted 2 bases in 1 codon) yields MAESENIRFQLLDDVGLQEIIDGADSKNTKAQVKYALKIFEEYLKVIDMNLSDATNLPNSQLDALLQKFYCGARQQNGTLYCKKSMMAIRFGIQRHFLNTKKVDVVNHDDFANSSRVFKCFSSTLKQKGKGVVTHKEAISAEDMAIIQESLDLSDPLGLQDKVFLDVMLYFCNRGRENLREMTRDSFEISEEGGKQKITLKDTLTKNNRGDDQEKSQGGVMLSTGIGPRCPVNTFTVHGQLNPGCECFWQKPKPKAKSAASVWYCNAPLGKNKIGSKMKDISLRAGTARSYTNHCLRATSVSSLQNAGFKDRDIMTVSGHHSETSIKHYARTTEDTKHKMSEAIAATMSIGPPAEEPSSSKPTQSNSQEIAELEQIMRDISNNPDVMTVPVNITSSSTTNSHVPVNITSTSKAPTFNLQNCVVQIYNN; encoded by the exons ATGGCCGAATCTGAAAATATAAGGTTCCAACTGCTTGACGATGTTGGGTTGCAAGAGATAATCGATGGTGCGGACAGCAAGAATACAAAAGCACAAGTCAAATACGCTCTAAAAATCTTCGAGGAATACTTAAAAGTGATAGACATGAATTTGTCAGACGCTACAAACCTGCCCAATTCGCAGCTTGATGCATTGTTACAGAAGTTTTATTGCGGTGCACGGCAACAAAATGGAACATTATACTGTAAGAAATCCATGATGGCCATCCGATTTGGGATACAACGTCATTTCCTGAATACTAAGAAAGTGGATGTCGTAAACCATGATGACTTTGCCAATTCGTCGAGAGTTTTCAAGTGCTTTTCATCAACACTGAAACAGAAAGGGAAAGGAGTTGTAACACACAAGGAAGCTATATCCGCTGAAGACATGGCCATTATTCAAGAATCTCTGGATTTGAGTGATCCACTTGGTCTGCAAGACAAGGTTTTCCTGGATGTTATGCTCTATTTTTGCAATAGAGGTCGAGAGAACCTGCGGGAGATGACACGCGACAGCTTTGAAATTAGCGAGGAAGGAGGAAAACAAAAGATTACTCTCAAAGATACACTCACCAAGAATAACCGCGGAGATGACCAGGAGAAGAGCCAGGGTGGggtcatgttgtcaacaggtaTTGGTCCACGTTGCCCTGTTAACACATTT ACTGTACATGGACAACTGAACCCTGGCTGTGAGTGCTTTTGGCAAAAGCCAAAACCCAAAGCCAAATCTGCAGCCTCAGTATGGTACTGCAATGCACCACTCGGCAAGAATAAGATCGGTAGTAAAATGAAGGACATTTCATTGAGGGCCGGTACTGCACGGTCATATACCAACCATTGCTTGCGAGCAACGAGCGTCTCCTCACTGCAAAATGCAGGATTTAAAGACCGTGATATAATGACAGTATCCGGTCACCACTCGGAAACGAGTATAAAACACTATGCCAGAACCACCGAGGACACCAAGCATAAAATGAGTGAAGCAATTGCTGCGACAATGTCGATCGGTCCACCCGCAGAAGAACCATCATCATCTAAGCCTACTCAGAGCAATAGTCAGGAAATTgctgagctagagcaaattatgcgTGATATTTCAAACAACCCTGACGTCATGACAGTTCCTGTCAACATCACCTCAAGTTCAACAACAAATAGTCATGTTCCTGTCAACATCACCTCAACTTCAAAAGCACCCACATTCAACTTGCAGAACTGCGTGGTGCAAATTTACAACAACTAA